The following DNA comes from Thermodesulfovibrionales bacterium.
CTTCCCGTGGAGCTCAGCACAGAGGGATGCCCGTGCGTCTTAGTGGGATGAATGCAGCACGATCCCGCTGCATGTCCGTGAGGCGCTGGTCGGTGATAGCCGCCGTAAACTCCGACCGGCGACCAGTCGGGACTAACGGGTAGAGGCGGTGGCGCAAGATTACTGAACTCTTCCGCACCATAGACTACTTTTCCACCGACAATGGTAAGAACGGATTCAATAGCCTTGATGCTCTCCTCAGGCACAGTGAAGTAGTCGGCGGAAAGAACCGCTATGTCGGCAAGTTGTCCTGGCGCAATCATACCTTTTTTCCCCTCTTCACCGGAGAACCAGCTGCTTCCCACTGTATAAAGGCGTAGCGCTTCTGTCCGGTCCAGCCTGTTTGCTTCCGGGTAAAGCAAGGCTCCACCGACTGTCCTTCCACTCACCAACCAATAAAGCGAAACCCAGGGGTTGTAGCTGGCAACACGTGTGGCATCAGTCCCGGCGCCAACCGGAAGGCCCATTTCCAGCATCTTCGTGATGGGCGGAGTATGTTCGGCAGCGGATTTCCCGTACCGGCTCTGGAAGTATTCCCCCTGGAAAGCCATGCGGTCTTGCACCGCGATGCCGCCACCGAGTGCTTTAACACGCTCAAGGTTGCGGGGCGTTATGGTTTCGGCGTGGTCGAAAAACCAGCGCAGTCCGGTGAAGGGAACGTCGCGGTTGACCGCTTCGAAGACGTCGAGGAAAAGAGAGATCGACTCATCATACGTGGCGTGGATACGGAAGGGCCAGCGGTTCTCAGCGAGGAGGCGGACAACCTTGGTGAGCTCTTGCTCCATGATCGGCAGGAGATCCGGACGTGGCTCCAGGAAGTCTTCGAAATCAGCGGCCGAGAAGACGAGCATCTCACCTGCTCCATTCATACGATAAAAGTCATCACCTTTTCCCGGAGAGGTCATCTTGACCCATTTGAAGAAGTCCTCAAATTCTCCCTTCGGGTGCTGGGTGAAGAGGTTGTAGGCTATGCGCAGAGAGAGTTCTCTTTTCGCCGCAAGATCACTGATCACCTTGTAATCATCAGGGTAGTTCTGGAAGCCGCCGCCGGCATCAATGGTGCTTGTAAGCCCCAAGCGGTTCAAATCTCGCATGAACTGACGCGTCGAGTTGATCTGATCATCGTAAGAAAGCTTGGGTCCCTTGGCCAGGCTTGCATAAAGGATCATGGCGTTCGGCCTGGCAATGAGGAGTCCCGTTAAGTTCCCCGCATTGTCGCGCTGAATCTCTCCGCCCGGCGGGTTGGGCGTCTCCATGGCATAACCCATGGCGCGCAGCGCTGCTCCATTGACAATAGCGCGGTCGTAAAGATGTAAAACGAAGACCGGCGTGTCAGGTGCAACTTTGTTAATCTCCTCCAGAGTCGGCATGCGACGCTCGGCAAACTGAAACTCCGTCCAACCGCCGATCACCCTCACCCACTGCGGAGGCGGTGTGCGCCGAGCCTGTTCCCGAAGCATCCCAAGGGCATCGGCGAGCGACGGCACTCCATCCCACCGGAGTTCCATATTGTAGTTCAGCCCGCCCCTGATAACGTGGATGTGTGAATCGTTCAGGCCGGGAATCGCACGCCGCCCTTTAAGGTCAATCCGCTGCGTTGATTTGCCCGCTGTCTTAAGAAGCTCTTCACCGCCTACAGCCACTATCTGTCCTTGGGCTACAGAAACGGCTGAAACTTGCCGCTTTCCGTCGACGAGGGTGCTGATGGCCCCGTTGTGCAAGATCAATTCAGGTGTATTCATTTTGGTAGCCTCCTTTAGAGGCGATTAAAGCCACGGCTTGAGAATTCTTA
Coding sequences within:
- a CDS encoding amidohydrolase, producing the protein MAVGGEELLKTAGKSTQRIDLKGRRAIPGLNDSHIHVIRGGLNYNMELRWDGVPSLADALGMLREQARRTPPPQWVRVIGGWTEFQFAERRMPTLEEINKVAPDTPVFVLHLYDRAIVNGAALRAMGYAMETPNPPGGEIQRDNAGNLTGLLIARPNAMILYASLAKGPKLSYDDQINSTRQFMRDLNRLGLTSTIDAGGGFQNYPDDYKVISDLAAKRELSLRIAYNLFTQHPKGEFEDFFKWVKMTSPGKGDDFYRMNGAGEMLVFSAADFEDFLEPRPDLLPIMEQELTKVVRLLAENRWPFRIHATYDESISLFLDVFEAVNRDVPFTGLRWFFDHAETITPRNLERVKALGGGIAVQDRMAFQGEYFQSRYGKSAAEHTPPITKMLEMGLPVGAGTDATRVASYNPWVSLYWLVSGRTVGGALLYPEANRLDRTEALRLYTVGSSWFSGEEGKKGMIAPGQLADIAVLSADYFTVPEESIKAIESVLTIVGGKVVYGAEEFSNLAPPPLPVSPDWSPVGVYGGYHRPAPHGHAAGSCCIHPTKTHGHPSVLSSTGRLWPLGCDCFAF